AATATTTAAATATTTTGTTTAATATGCAAATCAAGTTAAAATTTTTTAATTTTTTGCTGTGTATGTTACACACTAACCATTCATTTTGAAAAATTTTTGTTATTATACTCATAAAATACCATTTTAATTGTTAAAACAAATATAATTTTAAAGAATTGTTAATATTTAAAAATAGTTTTTAATAAGCAATATATAATTTAAATTAAGTTATAATTACATACAAATAAAAAAAATAATGAAGTTTAAAGATTTAGATTAATCATCAATTATCAAAGTACTCATTTTATGTTTTATCTAAACATTAAATTAATTGGTGGATTAAATAATTCAAGAATCATTAAATCAGAAGATTCAAATGTATTTTTATTATTCAAATAAGAAAAAACAGCTAAATTGACGAAAGAATGATAAATTTTTGAAAAAACACTCAAATAAAAATTTTGAGATAGCAATTGATTACAAAAAATTATTAAAGAAAACTCAAATGTTAAACTGATAGACACAATATTAAATTTTATTACAGAGAGATTATAAAAATTACATATTGAATTTTCATGATTATTTATAAAGTTATAAATAACTAACTTATTAACATTCATATAACTATCATTATTAATCTTATTTAAACTAAAAACATAGTTAAAAATAGGATTATAGCTACAGATATTCTCTAAATAATTTTCTTTATTAAATAAAAATTTTACATTCCTATTATTGAAATTAACTTTACTAAAATGATAAATAACAAAATTAATGCTTTTATTATTAGTAAAATTACAATTATTTAACCTAGAAGATAAAATTTTATAATTGATAAATAAATTATAATATTTCATGTTAACATTACCTAAATAATCAATTCTATTAAAATTTTCATAGTCACTATTAAAACTACTTTCTTCCAAACTTAAATAACAATCAATATCTAAATCATTATTTTGCAATGTTTTATAATTAATATTAATTATTTCTTCAACTGATACAAAACCAATAGCAAGAAATACAATAGTTAATAAAATATTAATTTTTTTAAACATTACACTAAACTCCATTAAATTTTCTAAATTTTTTTAGGAATACAATGCTTTCGATTATATTAAAAAATCCATAATTGTGGCATATCTATTTAAACAATAATCTAATCGCAATATCATGCTAAAACTATCAAATATTTTTAAATATTAGTAAACACCTAATAGATAAATTTAATTAAATTTAATAATTTTTCAACATGATATATAAAAATTATTTTTAAATATATTTAAACTTTTGTTTAAATTATATACACTTTAATTATCAATAACTTTATTATATGAACAAAAAATAATTTTTAAGTATTATTCAATATTATAAATTAACATAAACTTAGCAAAAAATAAATTAAATAAACAAAATATTATTTTAATCATATTTTTTAAAAAAAAATTAAAACTTAAATATATAAATTTTATAATAAAATAAAAAAAGAAAAGATTTTATTAAAAACCTTTTAATTATTGAATTTTAATTGTATTACCAGTTTCAAATCCATCATACATAGAAGTAATAATGTATTCCCCTTTAATTAAATTAATACTTAAAGCAGCAATACCATTTTCATCAGTATCTCTATGATAAAATACACCATTTACATTGAAAGTAACAGTTTTGTTAGCTAATGGATTACCATTACCATCTACAACTTTTGCATTGAATTTAGAACCATCATGATATTTCATTTCTAAATCACTAGTTTCTAATGTAGGTAACACAGTAACATTGTTTCCAAGTGCATATTGACCATACATTGTAGTGATTATATAATTTCCTGGTCTTAAATTAATAGCTAAACTTGCAATACCATTTTCATCAGTTTCTCTGTAATAAAATACACCATTAATATTAAAAGTAACTAATGTTCCACTAATAGGATATCCTTGATTATCTAAAATTTTAACAGAGAATTTTGAATCATTTTTATAATATTTAACTAAATCATGAGCTTCAGTAATCTTAGATAATACAGTAACATTATTACCTATTTGCTCACCAGTGATTGGGTTAAATGTAGTTATAATATATGATCCTGAATGTAAGTTAATATTTAATTTAGCAGTACCATTTTCATTGGTAGTTCTATTGTAGAATACACCATTAATATTAAATGTAACAGTTACATTAGCTAATGGATTACCATTTTCATCTAAAACAGTTGCATAGAATTGTGTACCATTTCTATAATATTTAATTATATTTTTAGTAATTATAGTTGATAATACATCAACAGTACTGTTTATAGAAGTTCCAAAGTATTTTGAAGTTCCATTAAATGTAGTAGTTACATTATATTTTCCATGAACTAAATTAATAGCCATTGAAGCACTACCATTTTCATCAGTTACCCTAATATAATTCATACCATTAATAGATATAATTACACTCATGTTAGCTAATGGATTACCATAAATATCTTTTAGAACAACAACAAATTTTGTACCATCATGATAATACATTATAATACTATCTGCATTAAAAATTGTTTTAATGGAATTGATTTCAATATTTTGAGATATATTCATTGGTTCATAGTTGTCTTTTGTGAAAATTACATTAATTGTGTAATTTCCATAAGTTAAGTTTTTAAATGTATATGAACCAGTACCATTAACATAAGTTAATGTGTAACGAGTATTATTTAAAAGAATTGTTAAATTTCCAGAGATATTTTCAGACAAGTTTACATTTACAGTAACATCCCTATAATCTTTATCAATAGTAACATTCATTCCAATTTCTTTTTTATCTACTGTAAAATTGGTAATTATATTACTTGGATTATATTGATTAGTACCAAGATAACTTGCAATAATTTGATATTGACCAACAGTCAATAAATCAGGAACTACAAAGGTAGTTGAACCATTAATAACCTCAACATAATAATCTTTGTTATTAATTCTTAGAATAACAGTGTCAGTTATACCATTGCCATTTGCAGAAATTAAATTAATATTAACTATTACATTTTCACCATAAATAATATCAGCAACATCAATAGTTAAATTTACATCATTTTTTGTTACACTAACAATACTTTGAGTGGTAGATTCATTATATAATGAATTATTTTTATAAATAGCAGAAACTACATAATCTTCTATTTTATCAAAGGTTACATTAATTTTTGCAACACCATTAACAACATTAGCAGTGTAATTTTTACCATCAATAGTGAATATAACTTCACCTAATTTAGCTAATTTACCTCTATCATCAAGAACAGTAGCTATAATTTCAGTTATTTCATTAACTTTAGTAGTAATATTATTTAAAGTAATTGTTGTATTTTGTTTATCATTAATTGTAAATGCTTTAATACATGCTACTTGGGAAGAATATTGATGATCATAACCTGAGAAAGTATAATCATACAAATCAATCCATTTTACACCATCATGACTAAAGTATGAAATTCCTGGTGAATAATAACATCTAGTTGTTGAAGATTGTTCTGAAATAGGAACAAGAGCATATCCTTCTCTTGGATTAGTAAGTTTAATAACAACTTTAAATATATCACCAATACTTACAGGAACCACTTCTTTTAATGGAATTGTATAATATCCCATGTTTTCATGAGTACCACTTTGAGTAAGTTGTAATTTATCATTTACATAAATAGAAATTTCATAATCAACAGTTGAGTTGAAATAAGTTGAAATAGCTGCAATTGCTTCATTACCAGTAGCATTGAAAATATTTTGATACCAAATAGTGTTTTTACCAGTAACTAAGTAATCAGTCATACCAGCAATATCATATTGATAATTTTTATTATATCTTACAGTGTCATTTAAAATATATGTAAATGCTTGATTAGTTGCTCCTACCCTATATGCTGATTTATCATAATAAGATATGTAGAAATAACCTTTATCTCCCCAAGAAGAACCCCAACTATTTTTAACAATAAACGCTCCGTCTCCTGCAGGAGTAGTAGCAAAGTTATATCTAGAATAATTATCATCCCAACCAACTACAGTAACTGCATGGTTTCCACCAGAAACATAAGGATAATAATAACTAGAACCTCTTAAATAAGAAGCACTATGATAATATGAAATATATACTGCACCATATTTTAAAATAGCTTCTTTTATAGCATTATTATCAGTGTAGCTAGTACGTGCAGATAAAACATGAATATTTTGAACATGTATTTCACTTTCTAAAACCGGAGAAAGAGTTCCCATATCATCAAATGGATCTAAAGTTGCATTAACTGGACCTAACCAACTAGTTAAATAACCCATAGGCATTGTATTATATCCACCATTATTAGTTTCCATAGTCCAACCATAAGAAGAATACATTTCAATTAAATTTTTCATATTTTCTACAGAAAATACAAATGTTTTATTACTTGCTTTTAAAACACAAGATTCTAAAGAAGCAAGAGCTGCAAAAGCCCAACAATTACCAGAAGATTGTTGATCTTCAATAGGTGTTACATAACCTTCTTCAGCTAAATTATATCTAGCAGGTAAAGTTCCATTAAATTCAGATTTATAAACAAATAATGGATAATCATTACTACTTGATACAATAGGAGAGAAATTAGATTGATTTAATATATTACTATTATAACTAGCTTTATTATCACTAAATATCACATTATCAATTGATAATTTAAGATTAGCATTGGAAAATATTGCTCCACCAAATCCAGTTGCTGCATTTGATTCAAATTCAGAATCTCTAATATTGAATTTAGTACAATTATCCGTGAATAATGCACCACCATTTAAAGCAACATTTTTAGTAAAATTAGATTTTGTAATAGTTCCAGAACCATACATTTTATATACTGCTCCACCTTCATATCTAGCAAGGTTATTCATAAAATTAGAGTTTGAAATAATTAAATCAGAATTTAAGCTACAGATTGCTCCTGCAAAGTTTGCAGAACAATTAACAATATTGGAATTTTTTATTTCTAAATCTGTAGATTTAGCATAAATAGCTCCACCAGCATCATCAATAGAACGACAATTTTCAAAAGTTGAATCTGTAATGGAAATTGAAGATTCATCTTCAGCAGCTATTGCACCACCAAACCAATGTGCAGAGTTATTAATAAACTTACAATTAGATATTGTAGCTTCACCATATGGTAAATAAATAGCACCACCATACATTGCACTATTATTCATGAAAGTACAATTATATAATGTACATTTTGGTGAATTTGTATAATAAGTACCAGCATAATCTAAAGCTGCATAATTATATATAGCACCACCATAAGCATTATTATAACCATATGTTCCAGTTTCATCATCTGCAGCTACTCCATTTTTAAATATTACATTAGTAGCTCCAACAGTACCATAATTTTTAACAGTAGCATGATTCAAAGTTATATCTTTTAAGGTTAAAGTATAACTACTACCAACAGTAAATGCAATACCATTAAATTTAATTATAGTATTTTGTGCACTTTCACCAACAATAGTCATTGAAGAATATACTCCTTTTTTATCATCTAGCTCATAGACTCCATCTGCAAAATGAGCTGTACATCCAGCGGATAACCTATTATAATACAAATATTTATAAGGGTTAGACTGGGTTCCTTTACCATCACTAGCAGCAGATGCATTAAAGTAAATATCATTAGATCCAGTTAAAATATCTCCTGGATTATTAGAAGTATAAACAGCATAATTATTACTATCATCAATGACATCGTCATTACCAATATTTGAGAATTGAATTCCTTCATTACTAATAATTGTCTGATTATCAACAGAATCACTAGCAAATGTAGATGGAACAATTAGTAATAATAACAAAAATACTAAAAAAAGTATAATTGACTTATTAACACATTTAACCAATTTTTGTTCCTCCAAAATTTAATTTCATAATAACGTATAAATGTATATAAAATATTATTTTATACACTAATACATTAGATTTTATAATATAAAAATACATACAACATTAATTTTAAAAAATAATAAAAATATAACCTAATTACAATTACATAGAACTAATTTTATTCAAAAAAAAGATCGATGTATCAAATATTTCAATTAGAAATAATTTGAAAGCAAATTTAAAGTTTAAAATAAATTAAAACTGAATTATGAAAATCAATATTTAAATTTATATTCTAAAAAATACTAAAATTATAATTAAATAAACTAAAGGAATATATTTATTATGTTATCTATTAATCAATGTTATTTGGATTTTGTTAAAAAAATCTTAAATGAAGGAAAAGAAACATATAAAGACAGTAATCATCATTTAAAAGAAAGTTTAGGTAATTTTTATATAATTGATGACCCATTAAACCTTAAATTTGCTGCAAAATACCAGCACATGACTACAGACATGATGCTTAATGATATCAAAACAGGAAAATATGATATTGAAGGTTGTCCTATAAAAAGTGATGCACTTTATGAATATGTTAAATCATTTGAAAACAGTGATGATCAAGGATTTGTATACACTTACCCAAATCGTATATTAGCACATTTCAATACAGACCAATTTGAAGTTATGAAAAAAAGAATGTTGCATGCAATTGGAAGTAATCGTGCAGTAGCTGTTACCTACGACCCCAAATTAGACCAAGACAGAGAGGACATCCCATGTTTACAATTCATACAGTGCATTGTAAGAGATAATAATCTAACTATACACTGTCTATTTAGATCGAATGACATTTACGGAGCATTCTACAGCAACATGTTTTTCATAGCATACATGGGAATTAAAATGAAAGAAGAATTAAATAAAGAACTAATCGGAGAAAAAGTTAACTTCGCAGGAATACATTACCATTCCACAAGTGGACATATTTACAATAATGATATGAAAGCTGCTAAAAAATTAATAGCTATTAATAAATAGCTACTTCAACTTTTTTTTAATTATAATTAATAATTGTTTTAAAAAAAGAAAAAAAACTCTAGATTTAAAAATCTAGAGATAATTATCTGCTCTTTTCTCAAAATATGCTTTTGGATGAGCGCAAACTGGACATTTTTCAGGAGCTTCTTTTCCTTTAAAAACATAACCACAATTTCCACAAATCCAAACAATTTCTTCTTCTTTTACAAATATACTACCTTCTTCAACTTTTTTAAGTAATATATCATAACGTTCATTATGTTCTTTTTCAATAGCTCCTACTGCATCAAATAAGTGAGCTATTTCATCAAATCCTTCTTCTCTAGCTTCTTTTGCAAATGTTGGATACATACTAGTCCATTCATGGTTTTCACCTGATGCAGCATCTTTAAGATTTGAAGCTGTGTCTTTAACACTACCCCCACTTAACAATTTAAACCATATTTTAGCATGTTCTTTCTCATTATGAGATGTTTCTGAAAATATATTAGAAATTTGAACATAACCATCCTTTTTTGCTTGACTTGCATAGTATTCATATTTTGTATGTGCCTGTGACTCTCCAGCAAAAGCTGCTTTTAAGTTTTCTTCTGTTTTTGTTCCTTTTAAATTTACCATATAAATAACCTCTTAAATAGGATATAAAATATTTTAATAAATAAATTTTTCGAAATGAAATTAAAAACAAATATCAATAACAAATTATATACATATTATTATAAATTGAAATAGAGGTGAAAAATAAATGAGCAAATACTGCCCAAAATGTGGTAATGAACTATCTGATGAAGCAAAGTTTTGTAATGAATGTGGTTATTCTGTTTTAGTTGAAGATAAAAAAGAAGAAATTTCTAAAACCGAAGAAACTAACAAAAGTGAAGTTGAAGTTTCTGAAACTAAAAAAGAAAAAAATGCTGAATCTCTTAAAGAAGAACAAGTTGAAGTTTCTAAAACAAATACTGATGAATTTTTGTTTAATGAAGTTCCCAGTAAATCTAAATCTAATGATAAAATATTTAGTAATAAATCTTCACTTAATCTTTCTAAAAATAAATTATTAATTCCTGTTGCATTTGTGATTATTTTAATAATATGTGTTTTCATGTTTAGCAGTAATTTATTTTACAATCCTGAGAATATGTCTATAACTATTATAGACATTAGTGGATCTAGTGATGATGACGGTACTTGTTATTATAATGTTAACGCTATTTTTAGCAATCTTCCACCAAATACTGAAGGATATCTCATTAAAACAAATTACTGTGACAGTAATGGTAAAACATTAGCTACTACT
This region of uncultured Methanobrevibacter sp. genomic DNA includes:
- a CDS encoding Ig-like domain repeat protein, giving the protein MVKCVNKSIILFLVFLLLLLIVPSTFASDSVDNQTIISNEGIQFSNIGNDDVIDDSNNYAVYTSNNPGDILTGSNDIYFNASAASDGKGTQSNPYKYLYYNRLSAGCTAHFADGVYELDDKKGVYSSMTIVGESAQNTIIKFNGIAFTVGSSYTLTLKDITLNHATVKNYGTVGATNVIFKNGVAADDETGTYGYNNAYGGAIYNYAALDYAGTYYTNSPKCTLYNCTFMNNSAMYGGAIYLPYGEATISNCKFINNSAHWFGGAIAAEDESSISITDSTFENCRSIDDAGGAIYAKSTDLEIKNSNIVNCSANFAGAICSLNSDLIISNSNFMNNLARYEGGAVYKMYGSGTITKSNFTKNVALNGGALFTDNCTKFNIRDSEFESNAATGFGGAIFSNANLKLSIDNVIFSDNKASYNSNILNQSNFSPIVSSSNDYPLFVYKSEFNGTLPARYNLAEEGYVTPIEDQQSSGNCWAFAALASLESCVLKASNKTFVFSVENMKNLIEMYSSYGWTMETNNGGYNTMPMGYLTSWLGPVNATLDPFDDMGTLSPVLESEIHVQNIHVLSARTSYTDNNAIKEAILKYGAVYISYYHSASYLRGSSYYYPYVSGGNHAVTVVGWDDNYSRYNFATTPAGDGAFIVKNSWGSSWGDKGYFYISYYDKSAYRVGATNQAFTYILNDTVRYNKNYQYDIAGMTDYLVTGKNTIWYQNIFNATGNEAIAAISTYFNSTVDYEISIYVNDKLQLTQSGTHENMGYYTIPLKEVVPVSIGDIFKVVIKLTNPREGYALVPISEQSSTTRCYYSPGISYFSHDGVKWIDLYDYTFSGYDHQYSSQVACIKAFTINDKQNTTITLNNITTKVNEITEIIATVLDDRGKLAKLGEVIFTIDGKNYTANVVNGVAKINVTFDKIEDYVVSAIYKNNSLYNESTTQSIVSVTKNDVNLTIDVADIIYGENVIVNINLISANGNGITDTVILRINNKDYYVEVINGSTTFVVPDLLTVGQYQIIASYLGTNQYNPSNIITNFTVDKKEIGMNVTIDKDYRDVTVNVNLSENISGNLTILLNNTRYTLTYVNGTGSYTFKNLTYGNYTINVIFTKDNYEPMNISQNIEINSIKTIFNADSIIMYYHDGTKFVVVLKDIYGNPLANMSVIISINGMNYIRVTDENGSASMAINLVHGKYNVTTTFNGTSKYFGTSINSTVDVLSTIITKNIIKYYRNGTQFYATVLDENGNPLANVTVTFNINGVFYNRTTNENGTAKLNINLHSGSYIITTFNPITGEQIGNNVTVLSKITEAHDLVKYYKNDSKFSVKILDNQGYPISGTLVTFNINGVFYYRETDENGIASLAINLRPGNYIITTMYGQYALGNNVTVLPTLETSDLEMKYHDGSKFNAKVVDGNGNPLANKTVTFNVNGVFYHRDTDENGIAALSINLIKGEYIITSMYDGFETGNTIKIQ
- a CDS encoding thymidylate synthase produces the protein MLSINQCYLDFVKKILNEGKETYKDSNHHLKESLGNFYIIDDPLNLKFAAKYQHMTTDMMLNDIKTGKYDIEGCPIKSDALYEYVKSFENSDDQGFVYTYPNRILAHFNTDQFEVMKKRMLHAIGSNRAVAVTYDPKLDQDREDIPCLQFIQCIVRDNNLTIHCLFRSNDIYGAFYSNMFFIAYMGIKMKEELNKELIGEKVNFAGIHYHSTSGHIYNNDMKAAKKLIAINK
- the rbr gene encoding rubrerythrin encodes the protein MVNLKGTKTEENLKAAFAGESQAHTKYEYYASQAKKDGYVQISNIFSETSHNEKEHAKIWFKLLSGGSVKDTASNLKDAASGENHEWTSMYPTFAKEAREEGFDEIAHLFDAVGAIEKEHNERYDILLKKVEEGSIFVKEEEIVWICGNCGYVFKGKEAPEKCPVCAHPKAYFEKRADNYL
- a CDS encoding zinc-ribbon domain-containing protein; amino-acid sequence: MSKYCPKCGNELSDEAKFCNECGYSVLVEDKKEEISKTEETNKSEVEVSETKKEKNAESLKEEQVEVSKTNTDEFLFNEVPSKSKSNDKIFSNKSSLNLSKNKLLIPVAFVIILIICVFMFSSNLFYNPENMSITIIDISGSSDDDGTCYYNVNAIFSNLPPNTEGYLIKTNYCDSNGKTLATTTEGLNSVDANEYGSYFGFYSSPKYLAVDHVNVEIIHEGKVIKEAKGDFDSNKADFYKDTNTTES